One part of the Prionailurus bengalensis isolate Pbe53 chromosome B2, Fcat_Pben_1.1_paternal_pri, whole genome shotgun sequence genome encodes these proteins:
- the CDSN gene encoding corneodesmosin isoform X4 codes for MLELNKMQGCMVGSRALLGLLLLICLHFPGFFAQSIGAVEKKVLQDLGTSLPLLEQPSLTSHSNSELPQPKPDPGLNDLTSVPLKPNASPSDGSQPERGSGVQRWPPTEELPSMDPWPSEDRWQIRAAATEDYVGEVLPEKLSFLPGAVALPLGRSLLPAGSSARSTGPVPEALHLHQDSKSRWPLHSNVLGAQREILAQCPPSLINRIQQPLLPGHPWGTLNPGVSWGGGGPGTGWGTRPMPHLVGIWGINSQYPSTSWGNLNRYPGTSWGNLNWYPGGSWGNIHLRPVINNQFPPRVLHPTGFSWNIPAGFPSPQNPGSQWG; via the exons ATGTTAGAGCTGAACAAGATGCAGGGCTGCATGGTGGGGAGCAGGGCTCTTCTGGGCCTCCTTCTTCTGATCTGTCTTCATTTCCCAG gCTTCTTTGCCCAAAGCATTGGTGCAGTGGAGAAGAAAGTTCTCCAAGACTTGGGAACCAGCTTACCTCTGCTTGAGCAACCTTCCTTGACCAGCCACTCCAACTCTGAACTTCCTCAGCCAAAGCCAGACCCTGGGCTAAATGATTTAACAAGTGTTCCTCTGAAGCCCAATGCTTCTCCATCAGATGGCTCCCAACCTGAAAGAGGTTCTGGGGTTCAGAGGTGGCCCCCAACTGAGGAGCTGCCCTCCATGGATCCCTGGCCCTCTGAGGATCGTTGGCAGATAAGGGCTGCTGCCACTGAGGATTACGTGGGGGAAGTGCTGCCTGAAAAACTGTCTTTCCTTCCTGGTGCTGTTGCCCTCCCTCTGGGCAGAAGTCTTTTGCCTGCAGGGTCCTCTGCACGCTCCACAGGCCCAGTACCTGAGGCTCTACACCTCCACCAGGACTCTAAGTCTAGATGGCCACTCCATTCTAATGTGCTGGGAGCCCAGAGAGAAATCCTTGCCCAATGCCCACCTTCTCTTATTAACAGGATTCAACAGCCACTGCTGCCTGGGCATCCCTGGGGAACCCTAAATCCAGGTGTGTCCTGGGGAGGTGGAGGTCCTGGAACTGGATGGGGAACAAGGCCCATGCCACACCTTGTAGGAATCTGGGGTATCAATAGTCAATACCCAAGTACTAGCTGGGGGAATCTTAACCGGTATCCAGGTACTAGCTGGGGAAATCTTAACTGGTATCCAGGAGGCAGCTGGGGGAATATTCATCTACGCCCAGTTATTAATAATCAATTTCCTCCCAGAGTTCTCCATCCTACTGGCTTTTCTTGGAACATCCCAGCTGGCTTCCCCAGTCCTCAAAACCCTGGGTCACAGTGGGGTTAA